acatttggTAACAACTGTTAGAATAAAACCGGATCATGTCAACTTACACTCCTTTAAAGGAACCTTAAGAAAAACCTCAGCCGGGCTCCTCTTTCAACACTTCAGGACTTCAAAAGACGGTCGTTTATTTAGTGACGTAAAAAAAACGTAACACTTTAGAGTCAGAAACGTACGGTCGGTCAGAATCCGGGGGCCGCCGCCGTCGACCTCCGATCTGAAAATGATGAGTGGGCCGAGtacaaagaggaggaggaacctATAAAAAGAGGAGTCGCGGCGCCGCGCTCCTTTTGCGTGGGGAGCCCGGCGGCTGCAACCCGAGTTGGTCCGAGGCTCGGTGGAGAAGGGGGAGGAGCTTCAGGAAAGGCTCAGACGCGGCTAATGGACTGGCAGAAAAACGCTCTAACTCtccaatagaaaaaaacaaaatctacgGCCCCTTCAACGCGGGAGGAGGGGGAGAACGGAGGCGGGAGGTCTGTGGTGGTCTGTCCCGGCCTCAGCGTCGTCCCCGTTTGGACTGTCGGGCGGGCTGTTTGCTGCTTTTCGCCCCCGTCTTGACCGTGGGGGGCGTCTTCTTGGGCTCGGAGCGTTTGCCCTTGGCCGGCTGCTTTTTCGCTGCAGGCTCCTCAGGAGACGACTCCTCGGATCTGGAACTCCTGGAGCGGCTCTTGGCCGTCTTGTCATCCTTCTCTGGGGTCGACTCCTTGGGCGGGGGCCTCTTGGACCCCCTGGCGCTCAGCTTTTTGACGGCGGGCGTTTTGGGCTTTTTGGAGGGCGCGGCCTTCTTCACTGGGGTTTCCTTCGGGGGTGCCGCCTCCTTTTTGGAGGCCGGCTGTTTCCGGCCCGCTTTCTTGGCTGGAGGCGGAGCTTTTTTGGCCGGAGACTTCTTGGCGAAGGCCTTCCCCCGACTTTTCACCGGACCGCTGCTTCGAGCCTTCTTGGCAGGGGGGGGCCGTCGCGCCTTGGGTGGAGGTCTCTTCTGAGAGGATCTGGTTTAAAACAGAGACGTCAGCTTACAGGAGGCAAGCCACACAGGAAGTAATCGATTACAAGCGTCAGGTACCTCTTTGGAGGCAGGGCTTCATCCTCAGACGACTCCTCTTCCTCCgactcttcctcttcttccgaTGAGTCGACCGTCCTCCTGCGTTTGGCGGGGGTCTTCACGGCGGGCTCTTTGAACTTGTCGGGGAACAGAGTGTTGGGACTGAAGACAAACGGGAGAAGAATTGAAAGAGGATCCATGCAGGACGGAAAACGGGAGAAACACTGGAATACCTGGGATAAAACGGGAAAGAGAGCCTGTAGGTCCCGGTGAAGCCGTGACCCGTGATCTGCTCCATCCAGCCCAGAACTTTGCACTTTTTCAGGGTTCTCCGGAGAGTCGCCACTGAGGAGGACAGTCGTCTTCAGAAGGGGAAAACGTGGACGGTAATGTCCCGCTTCAACACCAGCACAGACTTACTCAGGTGGTGCTCCTTCACGTCTTTGTGCGAGTCCAGCAGGTGTTTGCGCAGCAGCgtggtgctgcaggttttgggtTCGTTCATGGCCGTGATGGCGACGGTGATGGCTTCTTCCAGCACGCTGCCCTTCGGCTGGGGCTTGTTCCCACCTCGCTTCAGCTGAAAACGTCCAGAATCAATACATGCAAAGAAAACACACGCTTTGGTGAAATGTGACGCCATGCAGCGTTTTCTTTGAGGTCCGGCGCTGTGGAGTTGCAGACTTTTAGAAGAAGTACCTGAAACGTCCCCCGAGCTCCTTTTCCAGTGATTTGCTCCAGATGACCTTTCTCCACCGCTTTCACCAGAGCCGTCTTCAGAGATTCGGGTCTgaaatcaaagcagaaaaatttCACACGATCGCAACGGAAATCCCCGTAGGATTCAACCTCACGGGCAAAAACCAGCACGGGAGTCTGAAAACGACTTTAGCTGTAAACTCTAAAAGTGTCATTTAGACTGAATAAAGATCAGCTGGTGGGATTTCTGTACATTTAAAGGGACGCTGCGTTTGAGGCAGCTTGGAAACTCGGCTGTCCTACTTGTTCTCGATGTTGAGGCTGGGGAAGTGCTGCTCCAGGTACTTCTTGATCAGGTTGTAGGACGCCTCTTTGGGCTCGCAGAGCTGCGTGATGATGAGAGGAAGAGCGTCTCCCAGACTCTCCAGCTTATTGGGAGCTTTCTAGAAACAACAGGTCAACGCCGCGCATTAGTGCCACCAAACCTTAACCCATCACAGCTACAGGTACAAGCTGAACCCACAGAGAACGCCCGAGTGAAGAATGCACTACCCCAGCGTTCTCCTGCCCCCCGCTTGGTACTTTTCCACCCAGAATTGAACCAGCGCCCAGAACTATCGCATTTTTGGTGTGAACCGTTGAAGCGGATTCTCAggcgttttctttcacagcctTGCTCCGATACATGAAAGACGGGGTGTCATAGAGTAACAATTTCTCCTTCGTGATCAATCAAGGACTCTACGCATCATCGgagcccctgattggtcaaagttctccTGTGTTCAACGGTCGCTTGTTTTGTGTGCCATAGAAGCTTGCAAAGCGATGCTcgaacagcagagttctgaacaCACAAACGCCCGCTTACACGACCCCTTCACCGTTCGTGGTCGCCTCAACGCCGACTCTGAGGGTCAGAGTAAACGGGAGGAGGAGCCGCCTGTTAGACAAACTGGAGGTTTGCATCACAACTGTCTCCATGATGCGCTGTTGTGAAACTATAAATAAAGGTGTAAGTCTATAACAAAAAGAACTGGAGGTTCATACTTGGTGTTTCCGCTGACCTGGCAGGAAAAGAAATGGTAGAAAATAGAGTTTTAGGAAGGTTGAAAACAAACCTTTGGGGGGGCGGGCTGCTTTCCGATGACAAAAGACCCCGACAGGCCTTTGCCTTTCAGCTGAGAGACAAACCAGAAGATTTACCGGTGAAGCCAAGCCGACACACGCACAGAAAACGGCGGTCCGAGGCGTCACCTGTTTGATGGTTCCCTTCTCCAGATGCTTCTTCAGGGCTTTCTTGATGAAGAAGGTTTTCTTGCTGAGCTCCATCCCGGGGTGTTTATCCAGCAGATATTTCATGAGGGACTTGAAGGAAATCCCGGACTTGTCACTGGAAGCCTGCGGGGGAGGGTGAAGAGACAAAAGCGGCTTTAAGGATGCCAGGAGGCGGGGTCAGCTGGAAGAGCGCCGTACACACCCTCAACGCCTCAATCAGGATGTTATCCATTCTGTGCTGCGTTCCTGCAAAGTTGGTGACGGGAACATTTTTGTGTGCAGCGACGCTAGCCCACAAAGGGATCGTCCGCTTCACCTTCTTGGTTCTGGACTTCTTGTACTTGTAGCCGTCCTTCATCCTGCCGCCACAAGGAGCAACACAAGTTCAGTGAAGGGGGTTTGACCGCCGCCGAGCGATATTTCACTGTGATTGCTTCCACCCTTATCTTTGTCCCATCCTCACCTTAGTAGGAGAACATAGCAGTGCTTGGAGCACTGTCCAGCCGCGCAGTCCTCGCATTTGTCACTATGTCACCAAGgggggaaaacaacaaaaacccaaGCTTCAGGACGTCTGTCTAAACGAGGAGCACAGCCGTTCAACTGAACGCCAATcgctctaaaaacaaaacaaaaaaactgctcaTTCTGAggggagaaaataataaaatattaggCGGGAAAGTCAGATTGAAGCCCCTCCCTCTAAAGGACACCCCGTCAAAAGGAAGGCTTTGACCTTTTCGGTCTGTCTACGGTGGAAGCGAGGAGCCCTAATAGTTTGATTCCAGTGGAGGAGAAGCTGGTCTGATCGAGCATTGTTAGGGTTCCAGCACAGTGGGAGAGCGTCAGCCCCGAGACTGGAAGGTTGGGGGTTCAAATCCATGATGATTTGGGAGAGGGGGGTGGGGTGAGAGGAGACTGAAGTTCATCCACTGACTGAAAATAAGAACTGTGCATTTAGTGCAGCACtttgtagtgccctgaatttaaaaagcaaatcgGACACCGTGGTcactactgtttttttaatggcagaTGTGACGTCaccgatttcacaaagttaaaatattaATATGAATGTTTGccatgattatttatgagtccactgtcttctgaagataaaaatgttggtttattaataaaatacattttttgggcaaaaattgtttcgacgcaatgcattgtggtctatatttgcccaTCTAGGGAGCAAcgagacttctgggaaaatactagggcactggattttggaattgtgaattcagacagcactagaaaatggtTAACGCACCATATAGTGAGTAGGGAAAGAATTTGAACACAGCCACAAAATTTGTCAACTGTTTTGAACgttggggccagcaggctccaccccCTTTTGGTCGATCCAGAAtagttcttctgaccaatagaacaaCTGAAGAAGAGCTGTTTATTTCACCTTCAAATGCGGCCAATGAATACGCCCTTCTTATTCCTGATTTCAAGGATCGGTCAGGTGTATTCTCCTATGCtgtccatatcccaagatgcattgcagCCGAACCGGaagattttctgacaacaacGGCGGAGTCTAAAGGCGGACGCGGAGTTGGAAATAATTACCTTTCCTATAATCACACCTCCAAGATTAAAAGTCATCAAATATTGACCTCCACAACTGGTTCACTACTCCTCTCTGTATAGGACTCACGGTTGCTAGGCGACAGGACATTCGCCCATGTAACGGCTAGACGTGTCCAAATTCACACCCGGCCAACGTTGACGGGGAAGGCTGCTGAAAGGACGCAGTCATCGAATTTGGACAGTCtactatgggattttggctccttggagcctgcaggtacttcctgtttggaacgccttgggggaggggccactcagtccagttctcttttacagtcaatggcgTCAGTGCAATGGTGGGACTCCACTGTTTGAATGAAGCTGGATTGGAATCGAGACTTTTCCTGACTTCTACtctgtttggatgttttttcagAATCTAGGGCGGCTCTGGAGCATTTCAGCGTTTTGAGCGGCGCGGGCGCCGCGTTTTAACGCCGCTCGGTtcagcagcttctcctccaaTAGCTGTGGCTGTGACAGGTCACACCTGTGGTGTGGTCCAGCGGAGGTAAGGATCATAGAAACAGATAAGTGTTATCAAAGTGAAATATCGCGCCGGGAACACCTGCAGCCCCCCGTCTCAGGAGACTCACTCTTTCTTGGACTTGCCCTCTTCTCCCTCCTCTGCGGGGGCCCCTCCGTCCACCTTCTCGCCGTTCTCCGTGGGCTCTTCATCGGCGGCTTTCTGGTCCTCCTCAGCATCAGCTGGTGCCGCCGAAgcttcagcctcctcctcctcctcagcaggAGGAGACTCCTCTGAGGCTTCTGGCTCTGAGAGGCAGACAGGAACAGTCAACACCGGGACGACCTCTGACGGCCCCCTCCCCCCCGCTGTCTGGGGGTGGTGCGTTCACGGGTTCACCTTTGTCTGCAGCCGCGGCGGGGGCCTTCTCCTGTGATGGAGTCGCTGCTGCTCGGCGAATCGGCATCACAGAAAACCTGCCTGCAAACCGGGAATAGACGTTAGCGCCGCTCCAGGGGGGGGTGGAGGCGTTTTAAAtcacgacccccccccccccacgtcaTTCATTGTTAGCCATTTGCCCTGCAGCCTGAAaacaaaagctgctgtttttaaaaaataaaaacagcggCGGCCATTTTCAGGCCTGTCTGCACGAGCCAAAGGATGAGCCGCGGGAATCTTTTTCCCGCCGTCATTTTCGCCATTTTGTCCGCAGGTTTGGGAACACAGTAATGGCGTCGCATCAGGGAGatgaaaaccatttttattCAGAGGGAAACAACAACCACCAGCGGCCCGCTAAAGACCGCGCACGAGCGTCACGTGCACACGAGGCGCTTCGGTTCTTACCGGACTTACCTTTCGCTTCAGGggaactggaggaaaaaaaaaaacacttttcagaGGAGACGTCTGCACGGTCCTCCGATTCGTTTTGTTCGTTCGGAAGCCCCGCCCCTCGGACCGTTGGTGACGCAGCGGGTCACGTTCTACGTACGAGGATTTCCGACATGCGCACTTGAAGATAAACACAGCGAGGGGCGCGTGCCTAAACAGAAGTAACttctaaaacaacataaatcatgtatttatacattttatactataacattaaaaaaattaaatctgtaCAGATTTCTGAGTATAATTTCAGTCAAAATCGtcatattttgttaaaaatgggcatagaaaaaaagtctttagttTCTGTTGTAAATCTGATATTTTAGCAAATTCTAttatgaaaagtaaaaacttttaccaattaacaaaaaaagtcaacatttatatggcaaccactccaattaaaaaaaattagcttttaCACAAACAAGTTGGTACAGTCCAAGTAAAATTAGCTGAAAAATCAACAATGGGAAAATGTGGACTGCACAGACGTCATatggattaaataaaaattaaacattcaCTACATTTGTATATTGTTGTATTATGGTCTGCTTCAAATCCAACAAGTTCAGAACCAGCCTCTCCAGGTAAGCTTACCTGTCCTGTCCTCTGCAGGAACAGAGACAGCCGTCAATCATCCAACACAGCAGCCTTTGCGTTCAGTAGATCCACAGACATGGAGAAGCTCACAGTGAAAGAGGAAATCATGAGAAACaccttttaaatacattttttgtctttaatgtaTTTACAAGCTTTAATCTGCGTTGTAAGTCTTCAGTATTACAAGCATCTGGTATTTAGCGAACTTGGCCATTAGCTTTTTgaagttgcctttttttttttgtccccctCCCCAAGACGGTTCTTGCTTTTTGACGTCTGCCTCCCGCGAGGAGTTTGTTCGAGCAGCGCGTCACGCGGCTTTCACCTCCTGAAAGCTCCGGTTCATTCAGGATTTTTTCGTTCCAAAAGCATTTGCTTCTACCCTGTTTGTCAGCGTTTCAGGGAGGATATTTTCACAATACTTTGTTATTCTAATTGATTATGTTGTTAATCCTGTTTTTACTGTGAACATCTGCAAATGTTAAATAACTTTAATATTTGCagtccttaaaaaaataataaattaaagagTCCAGAACCTATGCATCTTTTAAGTCTCTTcttaaaaagtaacaaaagaaaagttaaaatttaaaacaaaaatattttctatgtaTGATACAGATATTTAGTGCTTCCGCTGCTGGAATCCAAACTCAAAATGGCGTCGGAACCGTACCACAGGAAACATCGTTTTTCCTGTCGTGAAGCCACTTTGAACGCTCGCTCAGCTTCCAAGGATGCAGTTCTGCTGCGGCGTCTCCCTCGTCAATTGTCCTCGGACTCCTCCTCCGCCTCCCGCAGCCAGGTGAAGAAGGCCGTCACAGACTTGAGGGCCACGCCTTTGCCCTCCTGCTCGGCCGGGTCTTTGCTGGACTCCCACTTGTAGAACGCGTCCTCCGAGATGACGTCCTCGTCGTACAGACAGTCGAAGAACATCCGGAGGAGATCTGCCGGAACACAGGAGCAGAGGTCACCTCCAGGCCGCCGGGCCAACAGTCACCACCAGAAAGTGACGGGAACTTGATTTAATTATAAAGGTACCTCCTCATTAAAAACGCAGTTGGAACTCATTGATTACATGACATGCGCACAATGGAGGTGGGAATATGAAAATTTCAGGCAATTGAACCGTTTTTGACAAACGGCACATTTATTGGATTCATTGTgtcttaaaagtttaaatgtaaacatacaTCCTATCAGATCAGCTGATTTTTAGTACAAATATTTATGATTCACATGCAGATTTATACATATGGATGTACATCTTATACTTTTAATTTGTCTATTTTTCTAATCATGACTGATTATCTCAAGCTTAATATATCCATGAATAGATTTATcctcttgttttttgtcttgatttctcgaaataaatcatttcttatcaaaaataaaacactaaattgCGATTCCAACATAGCCTTctatgttttatttgattttctatAGTTCCtttgaattcttttaaaatttcCTTTCTTTTAGTGGTCCTTTATCTGAAAATCTGCTTCTCAAATAAAACCagctctctgattggtcagactgctcGACATGCTCTATGATGTCACCAATAGCAGGCTAGGAATCtgataagggggggggggtcaaatcaggatcagcataaagcaaaaacaagattataaatgaaaaaaaagaacatttgaaaacagttttcatcTTAAAAGTTCACAtctagaaagaaagaaagaaagtgtaACGGCTGCTGTTTTTGGTGTCAGTCATGTCCCGATAGCCAATAGACACAAAGCTCCGCCCCCACGTAAAATTACAATCACACTAAAAGTCAGAAATACTACTTTAAATGGAGAACGGTAAGcaaagagagaaaacaaaacagcagctgttcctAATAAACTTATTTCATTTGGTGTCAGTTCTAGGTTGATCATTTTcagtattttctttataatttagaatatatttttctttcaaatgtaaGATTTAGAAACAATGTGTATATTTCTTTTGAGGTTtcaagtctttttgtttttcattcactttaggCTGATCCGGATTTGACCCCACATCAACACGTCACCTGAAAGATGGAGATGAAAATCGATTTagggaaaaagattttttaccTTCAGAAATCCTAAAATGAAAAGTTTCTTTTGAACATGTTGTAAATATTATGCGACTTGACTAATTGAACTTCTAAAATCATTTTCAACATTCTTTGAAAATGGTATTTCAATGTGTAATTACCAAAACCTTCCATacacttttgtttaaatcaaCTGTTGGATCATGAGTGGTGTTTATATTTATTCCATATGCATTCCATAAGGGAAACGGGATGTTAGGAAGCTGCATTACTCGTTCCCGTTTCCCTGGTCTCCAAACCATTTAACTGATGGTTTTTCATTTGAGAAAGGAGCTTTAACTTTTGTTCTGAAATCAGACTTCAGGACTCGGACACTAAAAACCTGAGGCTGTGTTTTCCAGAGGGACTGAAGGAACCGGGAAACGGTTTGGATACAGAAAGGCCGTCACGGCCGTTAGACGCTCTGCTGGTGTGGGTTGGGTGCGGCACTCACTCGCGGGCTGCTCGAGCGAAACGATCAGCGCCTGAAGTGCGTAAAGTGCTTGCAGCTGTCGCTCAGTGTCTGAGTTAAGGTACTTCAGTAAAACAGGAAGTCTCCTCTGGATGATGGCCGTGTCCACCCGACAGCAGTTGTTCTCGTCTGTGGAGAGAGGCAGAGCGACGGCGGGCTGAGAACCGTTTGGAGCTTCTCCACGGGCCGAGCGTCTCCTCCGGGCGGGGGGGCTTACCTTTCACTGCTGCCTTACAAACAGCCGTCATCAGGGACCTCAGGAAGGGGGGCGAGCTGGTCTGAGGTTCATCCAGGTTCTCCTGGAGGGCGGAGCTTAGTTAGATTCAGAGCGAGGAGCAGCTCGTTCCTCTGGAACGTGTTCTCTGTCCAAACCCCGCAGCCTCCGTCTCAGAGCGGGAACCGTCAGCTTCTTCAGCGTGGCGTTTAAATCTCTACCTGAACTGACGGCAAGTAACCCCAGCGTGACGATTTAACCCCATTAAATCGTCACGCTGCTTCATCCGCCAAACGCTTCGTAAGCGTGAACTATGTCGTATTCGGGCGGCGTTTCTCTGCACGTCTGTGGACTTTCCATGCGAATCGCAGACGAGGGGCATGAAAGAATGCCACCAGACGGAGCGGAAATGAGCGGATTTGGCGCAAACATTTGCTCACCATGTGGCGAGTCGCCCTCTCACTGGAGGGTGTTCATTTCTGGAGCTGCGTGTAGATTTATGACCTGGCTGCCACGGTTAGTTCGGTTTCATTCAGGAGGGCATCTGAGCCCAGCTATCGCCAGCGCTGGTGATGTTACTGCTGCAGTTTCCATGGAAACGCATGGCGTTTCATGACTTCCATTAATTGAACGAGCGCAGAGTTAACTGAGCGACTGttttcaggaactgagtgagcgtAAAGCTCATACTGCGCGCTCGCTGCGTTTGCGATCAGTGTTCAGGGGGGGTGTTTGTCATTTGGGGGCGTTAACCTTTCATGTTAATCATTTACCGGTCAAATCCGGcgaggcagcggggcgggacttccACTTTTTAAAGGCTTTAATATTAAAAGGAAACGGCGGATGTAGCGTGGATTAAAACGGTAACAAACGGCCAAGAACAACGTAGGAAAGTGCAGCGGGTTGTTTTGTGCTGCAagttttttcatgtgaaaatcacATATTAGGTAAATATACATGTACACTTTAGTTAGCCCGAGCTACTACGCAACGTACAGGAAGTGTGTATTGGCATGTGGTGAACCAATGCTAACAATGAAAGTCAGaaaatcagatcaaccagaaaggtcaCCGCGCCCTagtgacaaccccccccccccccccccccccccccccccgaacacTGCTCACCCACCCAGCGTGGCGCAGGATTCCGCTCGGTTAGCATTGCGCTTGCATGGTTGTAAGGTTCGCTCCACTCCGTTCCTGAATTCGCTCGCTCAGTTATCTTTGCGCTCGTTCAATTAACGGCAGCCATGAAACGACATAGAAACGGTGCAATAAGAGCTGAAGACTTCCTGTGTTGGACGGATGTTACGGTTACAACAGAAGGTTACGAACCTTTGGACTCAGGAGGTGCATATTTGTCTAAACCCCTTTTTGCATTTGAAGTTAAACTTTATATGCCATTGAAACCTCATCTCTGGATTTCAGCTCCTCGTACCTCAACCCAATCAAAGATCTGCTCGTCACTGGCCATGTCCTCCAGGAGGAGTTTCTCCAGCTGCTGGCTCAGCTCCTCAGGAGACAGCATCCTTTTGGACGGAGCCGCCTCACAGCCCGAGCCGTCCGTCTGAAGAAACTCGAGTTTCTGCGTTTGGATGAGAAGACGGCAAACCCCGTGAGGGCGTGAAGAGGCGAGCAAACGGAAGGAGGAGCGGTTCTTCATTCAGCTGACctgctgtgagatgaaagcctGGACGTCCTCTCCCTGTGGCAGAACGTCAGTCCAGCTGATGCCAGATTCTCTCCACAAAGAGCTTACAGTCCTATGGCTCTGTGGACGCGAGGGGGACATCATTTAGGAATGTGAGGCGTACATTTAGTCATACATGACATTACACCTTCTCCCATTTAAGGTTCAAATTCAGCTCATCCACGCCTGAAACATAGATAAACCCACTGATGTGTTTCTGATGATATTATTTcatcttaaaaatgcatttctgagtttctttattcaaattgttgggaatcaggagcagaggggaaaaaaatctttctgatcatccatctgcagacaaacagatccatgaaggtcCAAACGgtacggatggatggatctgatactGCTGCCattaatgttaggctgggggtgtAAAGCGCTGTAAGCTAACGGGGGAGAGTGTAACAGAGaggggggcggagtcactcagtgccaacagtcccgcccacaactccgaggtgaatttctactgaactcctgctgctctgcagaaactatgacctagaaaacaacacagattttttattttgtctaaaaaaacgACATAATTCTACTTgacagaccactgggaacgctttgaaaatagatcagaagacgaTCGGAGTGTATTTAAAATACACACAGATTGTAGTGTcagtaaaaaccaaacaatggCAGCTGAAGTTCTGTTCTGCTTTTCATCCAGCCGACCGTTTCTAAATGTGTGCAGACAGAGGGAAGACTCACCATTTGTTTGCATAGTATGTGCAGTATTTCTGAAATTAAGATCCCAGCTCTTCCAACAGGAAGCAATGGTTTGCTTAATTCACTGAAACGACAAGAACCCGTTTTAAAGAAAAGGATGGTAAATGTTGGGATGACTCTGACTGCGGGAACTTCTCTGATACCTAAAGAGCTCTCTCATAGAGAAGCCCCCGTCCTTCAGCACGGGGCAGAGCATCTCGGccagatacagccagatgtgGGGAATGTCGATGGCCATGTCGTCTGCCATCTCCAGCGTGTCCGTGAACCTGAAAGAAGAGAAGGCCGCGCTGCAAACGGATGGAAAAGATCTCCTCTGGAGGAGCGCCGGCCGGAGCTGCG
The nucleotide sequence above comes from Oryzias latipes chromosome 5, ASM223467v1. Encoded proteins:
- the hp1bp3 gene encoding heterochromatin protein 1-binding protein 3 isoform X2; the encoded protein is MPIRRAAATPSQEKAPAAAADKEPEASEESPPAEEEEEAEASAAPADAEEDQKAADEEPTENGEKVDGGAPAEEGEEGKSKKEMKDGYKYKKSRTKKVKRTIPLWASVAAHKNVPVTNFAGTQHRMDNILIEALRASSDKSGISFKSLMKYLLDKHPGMELSKKTFFIKKALKKHLEKGTIKQLKGKGLSGSFVIGKQPAPPKKAPNKLESLGDALPLIITQLCEPKEASYNLIKKYLEQHFPSLNIENKPESLKTALVKAVEKGHLEQITGKGARGTFQLKRGGNKPQPKGSVLEEAITVAITAMNEPKTCSTTLLRKHLLDSHKDVKEHHLMATLRRTLKKCKVLGWMEQITGHGFTGTYRLSFPFYPSPNTLFPDKFKEPAVKTPAKRRRTVDSSEEEEESEEEESSEDEALPPKRSSQKRPPPKARRPPPAKKARSSGPVKSRGKAFAKKSPAKKAPPPAKKAGRKQPASKKEAAPPKETPVKKAAPSKKPKTPAVKKLSARGSKRPPPKESTPEKDDKTAKSRSRSSRSEESSPEEPAAKKQPAKGKRSEPKKTPPTVKTGAKSSKQPARQSKRGRR
- the hp1bp3 gene encoding heterochromatin protein 1-binding protein 3 isoform X1 encodes the protein MPIRRAAATPSQEKAPAAAADKEPEASEESPPAEEEEEAEASAAPADAEEDQKAADEEPTENGEKVDGGAPAEEGEEGKSKKDDKCEDCAAGQCSKHCYVLLLRMKDGYKYKKSRTKKVKRTIPLWASVAAHKNVPVTNFAGTQHRMDNILIEALRASSDKSGISFKSLMKYLLDKHPGMELSKKTFFIKKALKKHLEKGTIKQLKGKGLSGSFVIGKQPAPPKKAPNKLESLGDALPLIITQLCEPKEASYNLIKKYLEQHFPSLNIENKPESLKTALVKAVEKGHLEQITGKGARGTFQLKRGGNKPQPKGSVLEEAITVAITAMNEPKTCSTTLLRKHLLDSHKDVKEHHLMATLRRTLKKCKVLGWMEQITGHGFTGTYRLSFPFYPSPNTLFPDKFKEPAVKTPAKRRRTVDSSEEEEESEEEESSEDEALPPKRSSQKRPPPKARRPPPAKKARSSGPVKSRGKAFAKKSPAKKAPPPAKKAGRKQPASKKEAAPPKETPVKKAAPSKKPKTPAVKKLSARGSKRPPPKESTPEKDDKTAKSRSRSSRSEESSPEEPAAKKQPAKGKRSEPKKTPPTVKTGAKSSKQPARQSKRGRR